The following coding sequences lie in one Cannabis sativa cultivar Pink pepper isolate KNU-18-1 chromosome 5, ASM2916894v1, whole genome shotgun sequence genomic window:
- the LOC133037783 gene encoding arabinogalactan protein 41 — protein sequence MAFSNASFGVVVVALVALMYALVLPDVARAAPLSAPAPAPTSDGTAIDQGIAYILMLLALVLTYLIH from the exons aTGGCCTTTTCAAATGCGTCATTTGGGGTGGTGGTGGTGGCACTTGTTGCGCTCATGTACGCCCTTGTTTTGCCCGATGTAGCTCGCGCTGCGCCTCTTTCCGCTCCGGCTCCGGCCCCCACCAGCGAtg GCACGGCGATAGACCAAGGGATTGCATACATTCTAATGTTGTTGGCATTGGTGCTCACTTACCTCATTCattaa